In the Sarcophilus harrisii chromosome 1, mSarHar1.11, whole genome shotgun sequence genome, one interval contains:
- the LOC105749754 gene encoding E3 ubiquitin-protein ligase TRIM39-like translates to MASYLISNLWEELKCPICLDFFTCPTSIECGHNFCAGCIHALMIKTSKSRFRCPKCHKKCMKNTRPNRQLGTIAQSFKLLTLHMTRNWKLRDVIRRKFFEEIFLDPETACPGIVLSTDMKTIRRKDKWKKLLWKKSNPCGAILATQSFMSGRHYWEVTVGNSSAWDVGLCNKSIKRKGKVSPSPSTGHWLLSLRQETYIVCTMPRRSIRIPRKLYKVGIFLDYEAGNIMFYDVDTRCLIYIFTSSFSEPLFPIFSIGLGFKNENVLIIDPVPDEAAETPEHA, encoded by the exons aTGGCATCATATCTTATTTCAAACCTCTGGGAAGAGCTGAAGTGCCCCATCTGCCTAGATTTCTTCACATGCCCCACATCTATAGAATGCGGTCACAATTTTTGTGCAGGATGTATCCATGCACTCATGATCAAGACTTCGAAGTCCAGATTTCGATGTCCTAAGTGTCACAAGAAGTGTATGAAGAATACCCGGCCTAATCGACAACTGGGGACAATAGCACAATCCTTCAAACTGCTCACACTTCACATGACTAGGAACTGGAAGCTGAGAGATGTGATCAGGAGAAAATTCTTTG agGAAATCTTTCTGGATCCTGAAACTGCCTGTCCTGGAATTGTTTTGTCCACAGATATGAaaacaataagaagaaaagataaatggaagAAGTTGCTTTGGAAGAAATCTAATCCATGTGGTGCTATTCTAGCAACTCAGAGCTTCATGTCTGGGAGACATTATTGGGAGGTGACAGTGGGAAATAGTTCTGCTTGGGATGTTGGTCTTTGTAATAAGtctataaaaagaaagggaaaagtttcaCCATCTCCTTCTACTGGACATTGGCTTTTGAGCCTAAGACAAGAAACATATATTGTCTGTACCATGCCTAGGAGAAGCATTCGCATACCAAGGAAGCTCTACAAGGTGGGGATCTTTTTGGACTATGAGGCAGGAAACATAATGTTTTATGATGTAGACACTAGATGCCTCATCTATATATTCACCAGCTCGTTTTCAGAGCCTCTCTTCCCTATATTTTCCATAGGCCTTGGCTTCAAGAATGAAAATGTTCTGATCATTGACCCAGTACCAGATGAGGCTGCAGAAACCCCAGAACATGCATAA